From the genome of Bacteroidia bacterium:
TGGGTTTCAATTCCTTTCTAAGTTTAGCGAAAATCTTTCTCGCCTCCGCAACTTTCATGAGATTAGGTTGGACCTTAGTGTTCAGAACATCAGCCCTATGTTGCAGATAGCCGACAATTAATTTGCCATATTCTGTAAACTGATTCTTCTCATCTATCACCTTGCTATAATCCAAATTACTACTTGAATAAACACGCTTGATTTCTTCTAGAGTATGAACCTTGATACTCTTTGTTTTCCGGTCAGTATAGCCCGCCCTCTGGCTGATCAATTTAATATTGGCCCAAAACTCTAGCGGTTGATCCAAGTATGTTTTATTTGCGTTCATTCAAGGCCTTTTCAAATTCGCGGGTGAATTCTTCCAAATTTGATCCCAAAACTTTACATATCAATCTGAGTTCCACCAAATCCAGGCGGCGTTCACCGCTTTCTACTTTACTGATAAATGACTGAGGTAAGTTCAGTTTCTTTGCAAGGTCAGATTGGCGCATATTTGAACTGACTCTTAGCCTGTACAATTGCTCCAATAGAACCTTGTACTCCTTTTTGAACAGGCTTTTCTTCACGATTGTTCAAAAGTATATCCTAAAATCGAATATCCCATATTAGGATTTAGACACATCAATATTACCTTTGTACGAAATAGATCTTATGCAACTCACGCTTGAACAGAAGTACAGAACCTACTATCCGCCAAAATATCAACTTCTAAAATGGGTTGGAAACAAGCAAAAATTTGCAGCGGAAATCACAAGTTACTTTCCAACTGACTATAACAGGTATTTTGAGCCTTTTTTGGGAAGCGGAGCTATTTTAGCTACTGTTGCGCCGCATAAGGGAGTTGGTTCCGATACGTTTAAGCCGCTTGTAGAGATTTGGAAAAAGCTTTCTAACGACCCAGAAGGTTTGGTAAAATGGTATGCCGAGAGGAGAAATCGAATAATTAAGGAGCCAAAAGAAAAGGTGTATGAAGATGTAAAGGCATCCTACAATTCGAATCCCAACGGAGCGGATTTCCTCTTTTTAACTCGCTCCTGCTACGGTGGAATTGTCCGTTTTAGGAAGTCTGACGGCTATATGTCGACTCCATGCGGGGTTCACATACCAATTCCGGTCGAAAGTTTTGTTAAACGAGTAGCGGAATGGGGAAAGCGATTGAAATCCGTTCGATTTGAACATCTCGATTTCAAAGATGCGTTTGCTTTGGCCAAGGATGGAGATTTGATATATTGTGATCCACCATATTCCCACAGCCAAAGTATTTTGTACGGGGCACAGGATTTCAGGCTTGAGGATTTACTACTGGAAATTAAAAAGGCCAAATCGCGTGGAGTGATGGTAGCACTAAGTATTGACGGAAATAAAAAATCCGGCAATTATATCTGCGATTTACCTATCCCTTCTGGGCTTTTTGAGAATGAAATCTTTGTGAACTGCGGACGTTCCATGCTCCGTCGCTTTCAATTGGAAGGACAAACGCTGGAAAAGGAGGTTGTTTCTGACAGGCTGTTACTTACATACTAGCAGCTAATACCAAGAATATATCGCCTTGGTTTTCATCCGTTGTTACGGAATATGGCAGGCTCACCCTCAAACGCCACATCCCTCATCATTCCTTGCAGCTTTTCGGGTATCTGATTATAAAGTGGGGAGTTTTCAAAAATCTTATACGTAAACGTACTGGCGAAATTCTCTTCAGAATTTTCATTCACGACTATTACGAAATTGTGGTCGGAATACCTAAGCTCAAGTTGAACATCCTCAGAGTCATCTCCGTCAAAACTGATCGCGGACCACGCTTTCTTTCCCTGTGTAAATATTCCGATTTCAAATTCATCCATGCTCAAGAGTTTATCTGTTAAGATTCTTAAGAGAGATTTCGCATAAAATTCATGAAGTGCGGGAACTTCAGT
Proteins encoded in this window:
- a CDS encoding helix-turn-helix transcriptional regulator, which gives rise to MKKSLFKKEYKVLLEQLYRLRVSSNMRQSDLAKKLNLPQSFISKVESGERRLDLVELRLICKVLGSNLEEFTREFEKALNERK
- a CDS encoding Dam family site-specific DNA-(adenine-N6)-methyltransferase, whose protein sequence is MQLTLEQKYRTYYPPKYQLLKWVGNKQKFAAEITSYFPTDYNRYFEPFLGSGAILATVAPHKGVGSDTFKPLVEIWKKLSNDPEGLVKWYAERRNRIIKEPKEKVYEDVKASYNSNPNGADFLFLTRSCYGGIVRFRKSDGYMSTPCGVHIPIPVESFVKRVAEWGKRLKSVRFEHLDFKDAFALAKDGDLIYCDPPYSHSQSILYGAQDFRLEDLLLEIKKAKSRGVMVALSIDGNKKSGNYICDLPIPSGLFENEIFVNCGRSMLRRFQLEGQTLEKEVVSDRLLLTY